A region from the Perca fluviatilis chromosome 16, GENO_Pfluv_1.0, whole genome shotgun sequence genome encodes:
- the c16h21orf91 gene encoding protein EURL homolog has translation MDEEEQFVNIDLNDDNICSVCKLETETGTMSFCHVCFELSIEGVSSATLLHSKSLRGHRDCFEKCHLIANQKLSRSKVSQSAYEGMKLAFSQKLNRIIQYAQNKDSVSSNGPSRRGAKLLCYSQQSDRKLLPQSDAQVPRYTPCWDRGKATGLPDYTMGMLECHTVEDLGLLQESQSDSWKGLHSRNQLSGGGQRQHKHLGHSREELTKMSVDELHQLNSQLLMQIQKVFEELTGAVQEKDSLASELHVRHIAIEQLFKNCAKLPWLHISRAGVKASSSSGGPVE, from the exons ATGGATGAAgaggagcagtttgtgaacattgATCTGAATGATGACAATATCTGCAGTGTCTGCAAGCTAGAGACGGAAACAGGGACCATGTCTTTCTGCCATGTCTGCTTTGAACTCAGCATTGAAG GTGTCTCCTCTGCTACCTTGTTGCACTCAAAGTCCTTGCGCGGACACAGAGACTGCTTTGAGAAATGCCACCTCATCGCCAACCAGAAGCTGTCACGTTCCAAGGTCTCCCAAAGTGCCTACGAGGGCATGAAGCTGGCCTTCAGCCAGAAATTGAACCGCATCATCCAGTATGCCCAGAACAAAGACTCTGTCTCCTCCAACGGCCCCAGCAGAAGAGGGGCCAAGCTTCTTTGTTACAGCCAGCAGAGTGACCGCAAGCTGCTGCCCCAGTCGGATGCCCAGGTGCCCCGCTACACGCCCTGCTGGGACAGGGGCAAGGCAACAGGGCTGCCTGATTACACCATGGGGATGTTGGAGTGCCACACCGTGGAGGATCTGGGGCTGCTGCAGGAGTCACAATCCGATAGCTGGAAAGGTCTACACAGCCGGAACCAATTGTCAggaggaggacagagacagCACAAGCACCTGGGCCACAGCAGAGAGGAAT tgACTAAAATGAGTGTGGACGAACTCCATCAGCTGAACTCCCAGCTACTGATGCAGATtcaaa aGGTCTTCGAGGAGCTGACTGGGGCAGTGCAGGAAAAAGACTCGTTGGCGTCGGAGCTGCACGTGCGTCACATTGCCATCGAGCAGCTCTTTAAGAACTGTGCCAAGCTGCCCTGGCTGCACATTAGCAGGGCCGGGGTCaaggccagcagcagcagcggcggccCTGTGGAGTGA